One genomic region from Leptospira montravelensis encodes:
- a CDS encoding LA_3751/LA_3752 family putative glycosyltransferase: protein MNFSKRLGIYFLIVLVPCFYRWKWNENSVFIASDPEIKYYQVINSINGGKAEDCYFPAKELGFDFSMVPFGYPWAFELKNGRCVFQYPVLFTWLQKIILTAVSIKWITFFPVLFFFLNFILLDRIFSFFHLDRKIIFLSVVLTQCFTPIFLSSLDYSELTLTNFFFLASILSYHLFSQHKQFRFGLLLAVSIIFNFQLRPESTIALILYFSIVFFFEKEKVYRLKILLPYVLLSILLLMVFSLWNQSVYGHYLGMRGLNTMTDMESGLFRNLLGEWIADLWGNEFKIGIFYGYPILFLGILGLGLKKDKQTIAFLTAGLLFVLLLPILSPYRAGVDIFGMRYFESGIYLLMIGVFLTFGIQNSKLKYFLLVLPFLYFCYKSDLRAIKQWSSSAKLYHQVMNSFNQLKPDLIVHRGLSLSYLIGISYVTYPQIAIYSNDDWLKVETILKNQYKRILYLEWEGNRLVNNEFPEKIWKQKFDINFKLEPKVYVIQSEQNIAHFKGYLLERPK from the coding sequence TCTAATTGTTCTCGTTCCTTGTTTTTATCGTTGGAAATGGAACGAAAATTCAGTATTTATCGCAAGTGATCCAGAGATAAAATACTATCAAGTCATCAATAGTATAAACGGCGGTAAAGCTGAAGATTGTTATTTTCCTGCAAAGGAATTGGGTTTTGATTTTTCAATGGTTCCCTTTGGATATCCTTGGGCCTTTGAATTAAAAAATGGTCGATGTGTTTTTCAATATCCGGTTCTTTTTACTTGGCTACAGAAAATTATTTTAACAGCTGTTTCCATCAAATGGATTACATTTTTTCCGGTTTTATTTTTCTTCCTAAATTTTATTCTTTTAGATCGAATATTTTCTTTTTTTCATTTAGATAGGAAAATTATTTTTTTGTCGGTAGTATTGACTCAGTGTTTTACTCCAATTTTTTTGTCTTCACTTGATTATTCTGAACTTACATTAACTAATTTCTTTTTTTTAGCCTCGATTCTTTCCTATCATTTGTTTTCTCAGCACAAACAATTTAGGTTTGGACTTCTTCTTGCTGTTTCCATTATTTTTAATTTTCAACTTAGACCAGAATCTACGATTGCATTGATTCTTTATTTTAGTATTGTTTTCTTTTTTGAAAAAGAAAAAGTATATCGTTTAAAAATCCTTTTGCCTTATGTCCTACTAAGCATTTTGCTTTTGATGGTTTTTTCTTTATGGAATCAATCTGTGTATGGTCACTATCTTGGTATGCGCGGTTTAAATACAATGACCGATATGGAAAGTGGCCTTTTCCGTAATTTACTGGGAGAATGGATAGCAGATCTATGGGGGAATGAGTTTAAAATCGGTATATTTTACGGATATCCCATTTTATTTTTGGGAATTCTTGGTTTAGGTTTAAAAAAAGACAAACAGACCATTGCCTTTTTGACAGCCGGGCTTTTGTTTGTTCTATTACTTCCAATCCTCTCTCCATATCGTGCTGGCGTTGATATTTTTGGAATGCGATATTTTGAAAGTGGAATATATCTACTTATGATTGGAGTCTTTTTAACTTTTGGAATTCAGAACTCTAAATTGAAATATTTCTTACTTGTTTTACCTTTTCTTTATTTTTGCTATAAATCAGATTTACGTGCGATTAAACAATGGTCCTCATCTGCGAAATTGTATCATCAAGTGATGAATTCATTTAATCAGTTAAAACCAGATTTAATTGTTCATAGAGGTTTATCATTGTCATATCTGATTGGAATAAGCTATGTTACATATCCTCAGATTGCCATTTATTCGAATGATGATTGGTTAAAGGTTGAAACCATTTTAAAAAACCAATATAAGAGGATTCTTTACTTGGAGTGGGAAGGTAATAGGCTCGTAAATAATGAATTTCCTGAAAAAATTTGGAAACAAAAATTCGATATTAATTTCAAACTCGAACCTAAAGTCTATGTAATTCAATCAGAACAGAACATCGCGCATTTTAAAGGTTACCTATTGGAAAGGCCAAAATGA